Genomic window (Verrucomicrobiaceae bacterium):
AGATGTCAGCGATGGCTTCGAGGATCTGCCGGGTAGGGGCAAGGCCACCACCAGAGAGGATTTTATAGGCCTGGGCTGCTTCGTCCAATTGGCGGCGATTGATGAGCGGAGCGATGTGGGGCCAAGCAGCAGCAGCGGCTGCGGGGGTGCCGAGCACACTTTCCATGAGCTTGGCAAAGGGGGCGTAGTCGGCACGCTGGTATTCGAGCTGCGATTTGATTTTTTCTAGGCCGTCGAGGATGGGCTGGACGAATTTCGGCTGGTTGAAGCTGAGGACGCCTTGCTTGGCGACGAGAACGCGGGTTTCGTTGGGTTTTTCAGGATACGGACGCGGATTGGGGAGGCGGACGTAGCTGGGGGGCGGGGGCTGAAAGACGGGCGTCTGGTCGAGCAGTGCTTTGAGGCGATCTAGCTCGGCGAGGAGCTTGTCGGTGGCGACTTTTTGAGCCTCGCGTTCTTTTTTGCGGTCTGCGAGCTGCTTGCGGTAGCTCTCGAGATCCATAGATTTCATCTTGGATTCGAGATCGGAGGTATCGACGGTCTTGAGGTCTTCGATGGCCTTCTTGAGGTCCATTTCGGCCTGTTTTTTCTTTTCCTCGATTTCTTTCGGGGTGAGCAGTTTGGGCAGTTGCTTGGCTTGCTCACGGATTTGGGCGAGCTCCTGCGGGGTGACGGGCGGGAGATCTGAAAGGACAGTGGTGACGGCATCGGAGATGCTGAGTCCGACCATGACGAGCACGATGATGAGCACGCCGACGACATTGGTCATCGTGTCCATGAGAGCCACGAATGGCAGCTCTTGTTCGTCGTGTCTGCGTTTAGACATGGTGATCGAGAATGGAGGTCAGGGAAGGCAAGGGAGCGGTTTTGACAGGATTAACAGGATTCACAAGATTACAGGATTTCTCTTTGGGTATGTGGTGTGCTGTGTGTTTCAGGGTAATCCTGCATAATCCTGTAATCTTGTGAATCCTGTCAAAATGGGGTTCGCGTAAAGGTTGGCATTGTTATCTTATTTGGTATTCGCAGCAGGTTTCTTTTTGGCGTCGTCTTTGGCAGGAGCTGGCGTGGCGGCTGGTGGAGGGGTGATTTTGCCACGGTATTTGTCGAACATGGCGAGATCGAGCTTTCCACGGCCAGGAATGGGCAGCTTGCCGGTGCGGACTTCATAGTCGTTGTCGGCACGGCCAGCGCCGTTGTTGTAAGCGCCCTGCCCATCGTCGCGGATGAGGAAGAGGAGGAGCGAGTTGGGGATTTTGGCGATTTCGGTGAGGAAGTGATTGTAGGCGACATCGGCGAGGACGACCTCGGCCGTGGCGCTGAGGCGGTAATCCTCTGCACCCCATCCGCCGAGGATTTTCAGAGCACCAGCAGAAGCTTCGACGAAGAAGATTTTGGTCCCTTCTGCCAAACCGCCGCCACTGGGCTGGACGATGACGGGGGGGACTTTTTTGTCTTCGGGAATTTGGCGGGCTTTGATCTCAGCAGTGAGTTTTTCGATTTCTGCCTTGGATTCGACCTGCTGCTTTTTGAGGCCTTCGAGTTCGAGGAGGAGGTCATCGAACTCCTTTTGCATTTGCTGACTGAGCTTCAAATTGCTGTCGAGGATGTCTTTGGAGGTGGCGAGGAGCTTGCGGAGCTTCACATAGCGCTGCTGGCGTTCTTCGATCTGCTTTTGGAGCTCATTCAGTGTCGCGATCTGCTCATTGACGATGATTTCCTGCTTTTTGGTCTCGGTGATCTCGATTCGGAGTTTTTTGGCCTCCTGGGCTTGCTCGACTTCTTCGACACTGCGGCCCTCTGTCTGCTGAGTCATGGAAACGCAGAGGACGACGATGATGAGGACGAGGACGCCGATGAGCGAGCAGAGAATGTCCAGGAACGGGACCAGAAGGATCTCGTCTTTGGGGGCATGTCTGCGCTTGGCCATGAGGTGAGTCGTTTAGATGAAAAAAGTGGGTGTGGGCGGCTATTCGCGGCTGAACCAGCCCTTTTTCTTTACCTGATGGATGAGGATTTGTTTTTCACCGAGCTGGGAGAGGACGCCATTGAGGCTCTGGATGCCACTGGAGAGGGCACGGATGTAATCGGTGGTTTTGTTGACGTTCTCGGTGACGGCATCGGTCATTTTTTCCCGCATGACGGTGAGTGCGGTGGTGAATTCGCGGTCCACGCGGGCTTGATGCTCGGAGGCTCGTTTTTCGAGGTTGTTGGCCTGCTCCACAAGGCGTGCACTGAGGGTGTTGAGATCAATGAGGAACTCTTTTTGAGCTGAGGCGACAGCTTTGACGAGTGTGTCCATGATGCCCTCCGTGCTGCCACCGGCGAGGCTGCCGCCGTCATTGAGGCGCGGGAGGAGGATTTCATTGCAGAAGGCGTCGATGCTGTTGAGGCAGTCGTCTTCGGCCTTCATCATGGAGTTCATGGGGAAATTCAGCGAGAGGGCGAGTACGAGGCCGAGGAGGGTGGCATCGAAAGCGGTGCCGAGACCTCCTGTGACAGTGCCGAGGGTGGAGGTGATCTGTTTGAGGTCACTCATGCCGGCAAAGTTCATGCCACTGATAGCGTGAGAGAGACCGATGACGGTGCCGATGAAACCGAGGATGGGAATGGCCCAGAGGAAGGCTTTGAGCAGGGTGTAGCTGCCGCCGATGCGCATGCTGTCGATGTCGGACTGGCTGGAGAGCATGTTGGTGACATCACCGGTGTTTTGTTTGACCTCAAAGAGCTCCAGAGCCTTGCGGATGCGGTTGACCATCATGCTGTCACGCAGGCGATGGGGGAGTTTGTAGAGATTGTCGATGAAGTTGCCGACGTTTTCGCGATTGATCTCAGCCCCCATTTCCCAGGGCAGGACATCGAGTAGGAGCGCTTTCTTTTGATGATTGAGCTTCTGGAGCTTCAAGTAGAGGATCGCCATGGCCCAGGTGAAGAAGAGCGTATTGGTGAAGCTCACGAGCATGTGCTTGAAGAACAGCGAGGCGATGAACTGCATCGTCGTGTAGGTGGCTGGAGCGGTGCCTTCGGGGGCTTTGAAGGGCCACAAAATGCCGATCCAGGCAAGAAAGATGACAAAGCCGATGCCAAAGCTGAGCATGGGATTGGGATTCGTCGGATCGGTCTCCTCCCAGCCGCCGCGTGCATTGCGATTCTGCTCGACGAGGAGCTCTGGGCCCGGAGGAGGAGCGTATTCTTGCTGAGCGGGGGCATTTACAGCATCCGGGGTTGGCAGGCCTGATGGTGCAGGGAGGCCGCTGGGCGGCGGCAGGCCCGCAGAAGTGGCATCTCCGGGGATTTGCAGTTTGGAGTCGCAGCCGGGGCAGCGGACGACTTTGCCAGCCATATCGGGCTCGACTTTGAGCTGCATTTCACAGGTGGGGCATTTGAACTTCACGGTGGGTGTCTCCTTCGGGTGTTAGGGGATGATGGATGTGTTTTGAGAGATGAAGAGGCTACGTAGGAGCCAATGATAATCTTGGGCTGCGCTGGGACTTTAATCGGTACCTCGCAATTCATGAGCGTGGGAGCGTGTCTCTGCGGCGATGACGCCACTGAGGCAGATGAGGCAGATGAGATTGGGCAGGGCCATGAGACCATTGGCCGCATCTGCAAAGTCCCAGACGGCCTGTGCGGGCTGCACGCTGCCAAAGAGCACTGCGAGCACCCAGAGGATGCGGTAGGGCTTCACCGCACGGGTGCCGAAAAGGTACTCGGCTGCTTTTTCTCCGTAATAACCCCAACCGAGGATGGTGGAGAAGACGAAGGTGATGAGCCCAAAGAGCAAAAAGATAGGCCCGATGGTGCCTAGGTCTGCAAAGGCGGCGCTGGTGAGTGCGGCCTTGGGCATGCCCTCTTTCCAATGCCCACTGCTGACGATGACGAGTCCGGTCATGAGGCAGACGACGACGGTGTCCCAAAAGGTGGCCGTACTGCTGACGAGGGCCTGCCGCACGGGATTGCGTGTCTGAGCAGCGGCGGCGACGATGGGCGCAGAGCCGAGGCCCGACTCATTCGAAAAGAGGCCGCGTGCGATGCCTGCCTGAGCGACTTCTTTGAGACCAGCTCCGACAAAGCCACCCACGGCGGCCTGGCCGCTCCAGGCTCCCTGCCAGATGTCCAGAAAGGCCTGGGGCAGCAGGGCTGCATTCTTGATCAAGACCAGCACACAGCCGAGGACGTAACCGATGGCCATGACGGGAACGAGGATTTCGCACACTTTCGCGATACTCTTGACTCCTCCGAGGACGACGGCGGCAGTCAATACGGCCATCACACTGCCCGCGACCCAGCGCAGGGTGATGACGGAGTCAGGCTTCACTTTGTCGATGAGCATTTCGACGATGCTGTTGGCCTGGGTCATGTTGCCGATGCCAAAGGCGGCGATGCAGGTGAAGGCGGCAAAGAGCACCCCTAGCCACCTCAGGCCCAGACCACGCTCCAGTGCATACATGGGGCCGCCCGCCATGCTGCCATCTGGCATGGTGATGCGGTATTTCACCGCGAGCACGGCCTCCGAATACTTGGTGGCGATGCCGAAGACACCTGTCATCCACATCCAAAGCACCGCACCGGGGCCACCCACTGCTACGGCACCAGCGACGCCGATGATATTCCCTGTGCCAATGGTGGCGGCTAGGGCCGTCATGAGTGCACCGAACTGCGACACATCGCCCTCCCCCTCTTTTTTCCGCGACAGCGAGAGCCGGATGGCCCGTGGCAGGTAGCGCTGGATGAATCCCGTGCGCACCGTGAGAAACAAATGCGTGCCAAAGAGCAACACGATGAGGGGCACGCCCCAGACGAAGCCGGAGAGCCAGGAAGAGAATTTTGCAAAGTCCATCCCATCCTTTTAGCCGCCGAAGGGTAAACCCGACAAGCAGAATCCGTGGATCACTTCTTACCAAACTTGATCCGGTCATAGACCTCCGCCAGCGGCAGCTTCAGGCCTAGCGGCTTGATCGGGATCTCCTGATCGAGCCCTTTTGCCTCCGTGAGGAACCAGAAGCCGTCTCCATGACGCTCATAGAGCTCAATGTGCGGACTGGTCTGACTGACGAGGATGTAGGCCTTCAGGGACTCGAGTTGGCGATAGTTTTCGGACTTCTTACCACGGTCGTAGCTCTCGGTGGACTTCGAGAGCACTTCGATCAGCACCGTCGGATTGATCGCTGTTTGTTGACGCTTGTCTTTCGGATCAAACTCCAGCTTTTTGCAGAACACTGAGACGTCTGGGTAGGTGATCAGCCCCGTGGCAGGAATCTGAATGCGCAAATTGCCGTCGTATGGGGTGCAGGTTTTGCCTTTGAGACGGGTACCAAGTTCTCGCAGCAGATTCATGACGATCAGACTGTGTTCTGGGCTACCACCTGCCATGGAAAAGATTTCTCCATCATAATACTCGCTCTTGTACGCCTCCTCCTCTTCGAGGTCGTAATATTCCTCGGCTGAATAGCGGACGATGACTTTCGGGATTCCCATTCGGCTAGGCTAGGTAGGCGAGTGCCTCGCGCCAACTGAAAATTGGCACCACAGGCTTACTCTACGGGCAAAAGCATTTGGGTCTGTTTTCGTGTCATTCATGCCAAGTGCTCAGTGCAAAGTGCTCAGTTGGTTTTGTGAAATCCACTAAGCACTGAGCACTTCGATCACCACATGGCATGCGAAATCAAAGCTGCCGGCTTTATCAGGTTCCCCCTTTACTCGCCGCTCTTCGGCTCGCGGACGACGCGATCGACGCTGTGCTTGGTGATGATGTTGCCCTGGGACTCGCGGTTTTTGATGGCCAGTGAGTTGAAGGGGAACTTGATCGTCAGATTCCGCAGGTAGAGCGCGGGTTTCAGGTGGACCACGGCGGTGAAGGCATTGCTCTCCTCCTCTGTCTCGTGGCGGATGAGGTAGAGCACGCTGGAGCCGGGGGTGCCACGGGTGAGGACGTATTCCTTATCACGCGTGATGCCGCCGATGCGGAAGCGCTTGGCCATGACGACGCCCTGGCGTCCATCACGATAAACCAGGCTGTACACGGCCTGATCGTCCTTTTTAAAGAGGCCGATGTAGGGCGGATTTTTGCCGACGAAGAATTTCTCTCCCGCTTTGGTGACGCTCATGGTGCCGTCTTTGGTGAAGAAGATCACATCATCCAGAGGTGAGCATTTGCAGAGCGGCTCCCCTTCCCTCTTCAGGCCAGTGCCGGCGAAGCCGTCCTTGGCATTGAGGTAGAGGGTCTCGTTCTGCATGATGACCTCGGCGGCGGAGACACGCTCGAGGGTGCCTGCGATCTGCGTTTTGCGCTCGCGACCTGGGCCGTAGGTCTTCTTGAGCCGCTCAAAGTGGGCGATGGTGTAGCGTGTGAGCTGCTTGAGGTTCTTCTGCACGCCCTCGATGTCTTCTTCGAGCTTCTTGATGTACTCGTCGGCCTCGAAGCTGTTGAACTTGGAGATGCGCTTGATTTTGATCTCGGTGAGCCGGGCGACGTCTTCGTCATTCACTTCTCGCTTGAGCTGGCTGAGGAAGGGCTTCAGGCCTTTCCAGATGGCGGCCATCACGGCTTCCCAGGTCTCGCATTCTTCGATCTTCCGGTAGATGCGGTTTTCGATGAAAATCTTCTCCAGGGAGCTGAAGTGCCATTTTTCGTTCAGCTCACCGAGTTGGATTTCGAGTTCCTGGCCAAGGAGCTTCTTGGTGTGCTCGGCGCTGGATTTCAGGAGCTCGGTGACGCCGACGAAGCGCGGCTTGTCCTCGAAAATGACCACCGCGTTCGGTGAGAGGCTGATTTCGCAATCGGTGAAGGCATAGAGGGCCTGGATGGTCTGATCCGCGTCTGCACCGGCGGGGAGCTGGATGACTAGCTCCACGAATTCAGCCGTGTTGTCGTCCACACGGGCGATCTTGATCTTCCCTTTGTCGTTCGCGGCGACGATGCTGTCCTGCAAACCGCCCGTGGTGGTGCCAAAGGGGATCTGGGAGATGACGAGGGTGTTTTTCTTCGGTCCGGGCTCGATTTTGGCCCGCACACGGACACGGCCGCCACGCTGGCCGTCATTGTAGTCGGTAGCGTCCATGATGCCACCAGTGGCGAAGTCGGGGAGGAGCTTGAAGTCCTCGCCACGCAGGGCGGCAATGCTGGCGTCGCAGAGCTCGATGAAGTTATGCGGCAGAATACGGCAGGAAAGACCCACCGCGATGCCTTCGACGCCCTGAGCGAGCAGGAGCGGGAATTTCACCGGGAGCGTGACGGGCTCTTTATTGCGCCCATCGTAGCTGGAGGCCCATTCGGTGACTTTGGGGCTATAGACGACATCGAGGGCGAATTTCGAGAGACGGGCCTCGATGTATCGCGGAGCAGCGGCGTTGTCGCCGGTGAGGGTGTTGCCCCAGTTGCCCTGGGTGTCGATGAGCAGCTCTTTTTGGCCGATTTGGACCATGGCATCGCCGATCGATGCATCGCCATGCGGATGGTATTTCATCGTATTGCCGACGACATTGGCCACCTTGTTGTAACGGCCGTCTTCCAGCTCATGCAGGGAGTGCAAAATGCGGCGCTGGACGGGTTTTAGCCCGTCATGGATGTGCGGCACAGCACGCTCCAAAATGACGTAACTGGCGTAATCGAGGAACCAGTCGCCGTAGAGGTCGTCCACGGGCTTATGCTCCACCGGGGCAGCGGAGGGCAGGATGGGAGAATGGGCGTCTGTGAGCTTGGATGAGGATTTTTTGGCCACGGGGCAGGATCGGAGGACAGGGATGGTTTTTGGAGAATATGGCCCCTATTAGGCGCTGTTTGAAAAACTGGCAAGGATTGGCGTCACGCCGGTCCAGCCAAAAAGGCAGCCTCAGGGCGCAATCTGTGGATACATTCTCTGCTTCTCGTCCCCAGGACTGCATCCGCCTCATCGGAAGAGCCCCTTCAGTCGATCAAAGAGCCCGCGCGGCCTCTGTGGCGGCTGATTCTGCGGTGGTGGGACAGTGGCGGCACGGGAAGGCGCGGCGACATTCCGGTGCTCCATGCAGAAGGACTGCGGCACCATTTCATAGGGCAGACCATCTTCATAGGCAGTGCCCGCATGGTGGCAGCCATCCGTAGCGAGCTGGCTACTCACCCGGCAGAGCGACACGCGAGAGAGCGGCAGCCCAGCACGGGGTGCCTCGCTCTTGTAGCCGAGCTTCAGCGCCGTCTTCATCACATCCGCCCAGATCGGCAGTGCGAGGCGGCCGCCATAGCCTTCATCAATGATCGTCTGCGGTGTATCGAGCCCCACCCACACGCCGCAGGTGAGTCGGTCCGTGTAACCGCCGAACCACGCGTCTTTGTAGTCATTGGTGGTGCCCGTTTTGCCCCCGCCGGGCTCTTTGAAGCCATGCTCGCTGCGCAAGGCGGCTGCGGTGCCTCTGTCCATCACCTGGGAAAGGATGCCGCGCATCACATGTGCCACGCCAGGATTGAGCACGGGTGATTCCCCCGCCGTGGTCTGGTAGATGATCAGGCCAGCTTTATCGACAATGCGGTCGATGATGAAATTCTGCCTGCGCACACCCTGATTCGGGAAAATGCTCATCGCCGTGGTGAGCTGGCTCGCATTGCCACTGAGATTGCCGATGAAGACCTGCGGATTGCGGTCCTTCGGCATCTTGAAGCCCGCATCCGCCAGCAGATTCAGCACCCGCTCGATCCCGGTGAAGTTCCCCAAGCGCACGGTCATCGTATTGCGACTGAGCACGATTCCATCGGTGAGAGTCTTCAGCCCCAGGAACTTGCCGTCGCTATTCTGCGGAGTCCAGCCGGGCTCAGAGCCGCTGATCTCTCCAGGCTGAATGGGCGCGTCATCAATGTAGGTGCCAGGCAGGAAACCTGCTGAAATGCCTGCCGCATACACAAAGGGCTTCACCGTCGATCCCACCTGCCGCGCAGCCAGTGTGGAGCGATTGAACTTACTCTGCCGGTAATCACGGCCACCGACGATGGCTAGGATGCCGCCCGTGTCATTGTCCATCAAAGTGAGTGCGGCCTGGAGATACGGCGTGGTCGAGATCTCCTTCGATCCATCCCAGGTGCGGTCAAAATCAGCCTTCTTGGAGTGCTTGTAGGCTTTGATCTTCTCCACTTCGGTCAGGCGCTTCTCCACAGCGGCCTCCGCAGCGTCCTGCACCTCTTTGCGAATGGTGGTGAAGACTTGCAGCCCACCTTCGGCGATTTCTTTTTCCGCCAGGATGTCATCCAGATCACGCCGCACCATGTCGAGCGCATAGCCGCCCTGCCCCTGGAAAACCGGCTGCGCATGCAGGATGACTTCCTCATACCTAGCAGCCTGCTCCTCATCGGGCGTGATCGCTTTGAGCGTGAGCATGCGCTGGAGCACATCGTTGCGTTCCTTGATCGCTCCTTCGTAATTGCGGAAAGGGGAAAAGCGCACCGGACTGCGAATGATGCCTGCGATGAGTGCCGCCTCGCTGAGAGAGCTGGCTCGCGTGCTTGCCGAAGTACACCTGACTCGCCCGCTGGATGCCATAGATCCCGGTGCCAAAGAAAATGCGGTTCACATAGTGCTCGATGATCTGGTCCTTCGCCTTCGTCCCGGTCGCGGCCTCGCGTGCTCGCAGCTCCTTCTCGATGCGCCGTGCCAGCATCATCTCCAGCAGCTTGCGGTGGATGGTGCGTGCATCGCCCAGCTCGGGGTAGCTATTCCGCGCTAGCTGCATGGTGAGGGTACTCGCCCCCTGCACGATCCGCCCGTCCTTCACATTCCGCAGCGTGGCACGGGCGACGCCTTTGAAGTCGATCCCGCCATGCAGGTAGAAGCGTGAGTCCTCACGGGCCAGCAGCGCCTTCACAAACAGCGGAGAGACCTCACTCAGCGGTACCACGATGCGATTCTCTCCATGCATCCGACCGAGGATCTGCCCGGTCGAGTCATACACCACCGTGCGCTCTGGCATCTGCCCCAGCGCCGCGAGGTCAAAGCTCTTCGCCATACTGCTATACACCGCCACGATGACCGTGAGAGCCAGCGTGGCCAGCAGCGAGCCACCCATGAGCATAAAGAGCACCGCTCGCTTCAATCGCTGCCAACGCGTCAGCACACGCCGCATCTTCGGAGCGGGCTTTTTGGCGGGAGAATCAGTTTTTTTCATCGAACACGGCTACGAAGCGCCCTTTCGGGTCAAAGTTCAAGCCTCAGACGATGAACTCTGCGTGAACTTCAATTTCACATTGGCGCCGCCCCTTCCTGCATTCCCATGGCGAGAATGACCACAGGGCCATCGTTTGGGGCTAAGTCATGAAATCACTCGCCCTCGCCTTCTTCGCTGCTTCCTCACTCGTAGCCGCCCCGGTCGCTGTCTCGCCCTCACTCATCGACTCGCCGCAGACCGGCGGATTGGAGTTCAAATCGCTCTCCGCGCTCAGCTTCGGCCCAGGCGGCCTGCTGCTCGTCGCAGAGCCTGGCACCGCCAGCATCGTCGCCATCCAAACGGGTGATGTCGGGCCTGAAGTCACTGCTTTGGCCAAACCCGTGGCCGACATCGGCAACGTCATCGCTGGCGGACTCGGTGCGAAGAAGGAAGACATCACCATCAAAGACCTCGCCGTGAATCCCGCCAGCGGACGCGTCTATCTCGATGTTCAGCGCAGGCCGGACAACGCCGTGCTCATCCTCACCGTCGATGCCGCAGGCAAAGTCACCCCCTTTGACACCGCCAAGCTGCCCTGGGCACGCGTCACCCTGCCTGGCGGCACCGCCAGCAAGGTCACGAACATCACCGATGTCGCCTTTGACGGCACGCGCCTCTTTGCCACCGGCACCTGCAATGAGGAATTCGCCTCCCGCATCTTCACCATCCCCGTTCCCGTCAAACACGGCGCCACCGCCAATGTCTTCAGCGCCGAGACCTACCACGTCGCCCACCGCAAATGGGAAACGAAGGCTCCCATCCAGAGCTTCATCCCCTACACCGGCAAAGACGGCACCTACGTCGTCGGTGCCTTCGCCTGCACTCCTGTCGCGAAATTCAAAGTCGATGACATCCAAAGCGGCGCACAAGTCAAAGGCGTCAGCATGGTCGAGCTCGGCAGCGGCAACCGCCCGCTCGATCTCTTCAGCTACACCGACAAAAGCGGCAAAGAGTGGCTCGTCGTCCACACCCAGCGCTTCAAGCAGAACGCCTTCGGCCCCAGCAAAATGTGGGGCACCCGCATCAGCATGGACTATCTCGACGCCCCTCAAACCAACGAAAACGCCGCCCGCCGCGACGAAAAACAATCCCAAGGCCCCGCTGGCATCGAAATCGTCGATGCCCTCTTCGGAGCCGTACAAGCCGACAAACTCGACAACACGAGGGCGATCGTTTTGAAGGACAACGAAGGCGTCTTGAGCCTGGAAGTGGCCGCCTTGCCGTGATGAGAGTCCAGCGGGACTGAAAACTGAAAAATGAGCCGAGAGAAACGAGACAGACAGCCGAAGGCTGCCCGTAGGGCGCAGCGCAGCGGAGTCAAAACTAAAAACTGCAAATTGGCTGGTGGCGCATCCGCGAACGCCTTGCGCCAATTTTCAGTTTTCAGTCTCCTGAGCTTTCTTTGCCTCACCGCCCCCTCCCTCTCCCCAGCGCAGACCGCAGTTCCCCAGGCCCGGATCGACCAAGGAACGCTTTCGATCCCTTCACACACAACCGACCCCAAGTTCGTCCAAGTGTATGCCGAGGGCTCCAATCAGCCGTTATTCGGCTCCTTCACCTCAGAGCACGGCATTCTGCACTTCAAGCCCAGCATTCCCTTCGCTCTCGGAGCTACTTACCGCGTGGAGATCCGCCATCCGGGCCATTTTTCCGACCTCCATGTCACGCTGGAGAAAAACAAGCCGCAGCGGCCCCAGGTCCGGCTCAGCCCAGCCACGCGTGAAGTGCCCGCGAACACGCTGAAGCTCTACCTCGACTTCACACAGCCGATGGAGCAGGGCGTATTCCTGAACTACATCACACTCCGCCAACAAAACGGCCAAGAAGTCGCCGGGGCCTTCCGCGAGACGGAACTCTGGACACCAGATGGCCAGCGACTCACGCTCATGCTGCATCCTGGGCGACAAAAAACCGGTGTGAACCTAAATCTCGACGAAGGCCCCGTCTTGATCGCAGGGAGTAGCTACACGCTCGCCGTGGATGCTCGCTGGCGCAGCACCTCCGGCATGCCGCTGGGCCAGGAGGCTACTTTTTCTCTCCAAGCCACCGCAGCAGACCATGCGCAGCCCGACCCCGCGAAATGGCAGATCCGCGTGCCCGCAGCGAAGACTCGTTCGCCACTCCAAATCACCACAGACGAGCTTTTTGAGCCCGAAATCCTCTGCCGGGCCCTCCAGATCCCGAAAATGCCGGGAGCAGCACACATCGAGCTCCTGCCAAAAAACCGCGTTTTGTGGTCCTGGACGCCGGAAAAGCCCTGGCAACCCGGTGAATATGCCATCCGCATCGACCCCGCCTTGGAGGATCTCGCAGGCAACAGCATCACCAAGCCGATGGAGGTCGATCTCACCGCCACAGCCCCCCCAGGCCACCACCAGCCAGCTCACCTTCCGCATTCCAGAGGAGGAGTAGCTCCGCCCCGATTGGTTTTGACCACTGTTTCTTAGCGAAAGCTCCCTTGTGTTCGCAGCGTACTTTCCACCGCAATTTACCCCCACCATGCGCCAATCCATCCCCCTCTCGCTGACCTGCGCGGCACTCGCTGCTGCGTCTCTCCATGCCCAGGACGCAGCCGAAAAAATCACCTACCAGGATCAGATCCGCCCACTCCTGGAAAACAAATGCTTCTCCTGCCACAATCCCGATAAGAAAAAAGGCGACCTCGATCTCACCAGTTTCGCCGCACTCATGACCGGCGGTGGTGGTGGTGCAGTCGTCGATCCCGGCAACGTCGATGGCAGCCGCCTCTGGACCACCTGCGCCAAGAAAGAAGAGCCCTTCATGCCGCCCGAGGGAGCGCCGCTCTCCACCAAGGATCTCGACCTCCTCGCCGCCTGGGTCAAAGGCGGCCTCCTCGAAACCAAATCCTCCATCGCCAAAAAATCCGCCAAACCCAAGGTCGATATGGCCGTGGCCGTCACCAGCGGAAAACCCACCGGCCCCATCGCACGGCCAGAGCACGTCCTGCTGGAGCCCGTCGTCGTCACACCACGCACCACCGCCATCACCGCAATGGCCCACAGCCCGTGGACGAACCTCGCCGCTATCGCCGCCCCGAAGCAGATCCTCCTTTACGACACCGACACTCGCCAACTCGTCGGCATCTTCCCCTACACCGAAGGCTACGCACGCAGCCTCCAGTTCAGTCAAAACGGCTCCCTCCTCGTCGCAGGTGGCGGTCGTGCCGGCAAGAACGGCCACGCCATAGTCTGGGATGTGAAAACCGGCAAACGCATCGTCGAAGTCGGCAAAGAGTTCGATCAGGCCCAAGCTGCCGACATCTCCCCCGACCACAAAATGGTCGCCATCGGCTGCACATCAAAAAAGGTAAAATGCTACGACACTGCCACCGGCGATGAATTGTACACCATCAGCAAACACACCGAGTGGCTCCTGGGCACGAAATTCAGCCCCGATGGCGTCCTCCTCGCCACCAGCGACCGCAACGGCAACGTCATGGTTTGGGAAGCGGAGAATGGCGGTGAATTCTACATCCTCGGTCAGCATAAAGCCGCCTGCGGAGCACTCGCCTGGCGTGCAGACTCCAATCTTCTCGCCTCCGGCGGCATGGACGGCAGCGTCATGATTTGGGAAATGAACGAAGGCAAAAAAGTCAAAGATTGGGCCGCACACACTGGCGGCGTACAGTCCGTCGCATTCACCCCAGATGGCAAAGTCGTCTCCAGTGGCA
Coding sequences:
- a CDS encoding transglycosylase domain-containing protein; amino-acid sequence: MKKTDSPAKKPAPKMRRVLTRWQRLKRAVLFMLMGGSLLATLALTVIVAVYSSMAKSFDLAALGQMPERTVVYDSTGQILGRMHGENRIVVPLSEVSPLFVKALLAREDSRFYLHGGIDFKGVARATLRNVKDGRIVQGASTLTMQLARNSYPELGDARTIHRKLLEMMLARRIEKELRAREAATGTKAKDQIIEHYVNRIFFGTGIYGIQRASQVYFGKHASQLSQRGGTHRRHHSQSGALFPFPQLRRSDQGTQRCAPAHAHAQSDHAR